In Helicobacter anatolicus, the sequence CTGAAAAATTTATATGATTTTCTTGGTCTATAGAGGAGGGGATTATAGAATCTTCGGGTTGTTTTAATATGGAATTGTCAGAATCAAGAGAAGAATGCATTCTAGATTCAAAAATCATGGTATTGGAATCTGAAATTTCTTTTTTATCAAAAATTTCTGATAAATCATCAAGGCTTTTTTCTAATTCTTTGTCAAAAACTTGTAATTCTGAGGAGGTATTTAAAAAATTTGAAGTATTTTTTGTATGGTCTGGTAGATCAAAATCAGAATCTAAAGAATCAGTATTGAGGGATTTTTGTGTATTTGATGTTTCTGGTTGGTAATATTGTCGTATGAGTTCTAAGATTTGCGTGGGTAAAAACGGTTTTTTAATATAATGATCAAAATTTTGTAAGGGCTTAGACATTTTTTTGTGAATTAAAACTTTTAAAAATGTGGTATCTTTTACATGAGTGAGGTGCGCAAGATTATCATCAAAAAAAACTAAAGTATTTTGAGTAGGAATTTCTTGTAATATTGCAAGATCTATAGTCTCAAAAACTTGCAATGAAAGATCAGATGCTTTAGCGGCATTTCTGACAATTTTTATTACCATTAAATCTTTGCTAAATAAAAAAATATTCACAATCTGGCCTAAAATATAAAATAATCTTGAGTAAAATTATAGCATTAAATTCTATAGAAATCACATTGAGGAGTTAAAATGTTGCATAAAATTATAATGCTATGTTTATTTTTTTGTATTTCCTTGCATGCGGATGAAATTTATTTTATGCCATATGAAAAAAAAGAAGCTTTAATGGCACTGCAAAAGCAGATTTTAAGTGCTAAAAAAAGTATTAAAATTGCTATTTTTAGTTTTACAAATAAGGAGTTGGCAAAAGTATTAAAACAGCAAGCTCAAAAAGGTGTGCAAATTTCTATTATTTATGATTTAGATTCTAATTATAATAGTCCTTATTCTACTATTGGATATTTAGCAAAATTACAAAATATTAATGCTTGTACACTTCAAGGTCTAGAAAATAAAAAAGGTGTAAAAAAATACCATGGTATTATGCATCAAAAGCTTGTAATTATTGATGAAGAGTTTGTAGTCCTTGGTTCGGCAAATTGGAGTAAAAATGCCTTTGAAAATAATTATGAAAATCTTTTGATTACAAATCAAAAAAATATTGTGCAAAAGGCAAATTATTACTATACAAAAATGCTTAAATCTTGCAAGCCTTTTTAGCTTAAGCTTTTTGAAGTAGTTCTTTTACCATAGAGGAAATTCTTTTTCCATCTGCATTAAGTTTTTTTGCTTCTTGCATCACCCTTCCCATGTCTTTTGATCCTGCATTGAGAGAAGTGATAATTTCTTCAATTGCTTTTTTTAGTGCTGCATCATCAAGTTGTTCAGGAAGATAAGAGGTAATAATTTCCATTTCTTTGATTTCTTTTTCAAAAAGATCGTTTCTTCCTGCATTTTTATAGGCCATGGCTGCATCATCGCGTTGTTTGTATGCAGTTTTTAAAATTTTAATAATATCAGAATCTTTAAGAGTGATTCTTTGGTCAACTTCTACTTGCTTAAATGCGCTATTTAGTAGTCTTAAGGTGTCACGTTTAAAGCTATCTCCATTTTTCATTGCTTCTTTTAAATCTTGGTTAATTTTTTCTCTAATTGTGTTCATAGATAAATCCTTTTTGGAATAAAACTTGCTTTACATTATAGCATAAGGAAAAAATGAAGGATAAAAAATGAAGGATAAGTTTCTAAGTATCTTAGCAATTTTTTGTATTGTTTATGCCTATCAACCAGAAATTGAGATGGATCCACCTAGTTATGTTGAAGAGATGCCATCAAAGGATTTTATTCCAGATTTTGCACAACCTGGTAGCCTTTTTGGACAAGGGGATAAGCCATTATTTTCTGATAGGAGAGCAATGCGTCCGTATGATTTGATTACTGTGGTGATTAATGAAAATTCTAGTGCAAATTATTCTTCTTCAAAGGCGTATAATAATAACTCTAGTGGTAACTCCACAGCTCCAAGATTGCAATATAATGGTAATGATGTTAATAAGTTAAGACAAACTCAAGAACTTGATGATAAGACAAATTATACTTTTACAAAACCAACCAGTAATTCTAATTTTAAGGGTGGGGGAAGTCAGAGTAAAAGCGAAAATCTCAATTTAATGATTACAGCTA encodes:
- a CDS encoding phospholipase D-like domain-containing protein; the encoded protein is MLHKIIMLCLFFCISLHADEIYFMPYEKKEALMALQKQILSAKKSIKIAIFSFTNKELAKVLKQQAQKGVQISIIYDLDSNYNSPYSTIGYLAKLQNINACTLQGLENKKGVKKYHGIMHQKLVIIDEEFVVLGSANWSKNAFENNYENLLITNQKNIVQKANYYYTKMLKSCKPF
- a CDS encoding GatB/YqeY domain-containing protein, coding for MNTIREKINQDLKEAMKNGDSFKRDTLRLLNSAFKQVEVDQRITLKDSDIIKILKTAYKQRDDAAMAYKNAGRNDLFEKEIKEMEIITSYLPEQLDDAALKKAIEEIITSLNAGSKDMGRVMQEAKKLNADGKRISSMVKELLQKA
- the flgH gene encoding flagellar basal body L-ring protein FlgH, with product MKDKFLSILAIFCIVYAYQPEIEMDPPSYVEEMPSKDFIPDFAQPGSLFGQGDKPLFSDRRAMRPYDLITVVINENSSANYSSSKAYNNNSSGNSTAPRLQYNGNDVNKLRQTQELDDKTNYTFTKPTSNSNFKGGGSQSKSENLNLMITARIVKVLENGNYYIYGNKEILVDGEKQIIKISGVVRPYDINRDNTVESKYLADAKIQYANLGDLSNTSKKKVATDAMDREYPY